One Paracoccaceae bacterium genomic region harbors:
- a CDS encoding AMP-binding protein, whose translation MQDTLAALLAAHSPDAPALGAPDRPWLTYGGLRSLTETTAAALHAAGIGRGDRVAIVLPNGPEMAAAFVTVAQAATTAPLNPAYRREEFDFYLSDLRARAILLPEGMEGAALDAARAHGLAVLRVVTDPATPAGTFTLHAEGAAGAAPDTAAPGSDDVALILHTSGTTSRPKIVPLLQSNVAASARHIMASLALTPGDRCLNMMPLFHIHGLVAAVSSSLAAGASIWCAPGFDALRFFGWLDAAKPTWYSAVPTMHQTILSRAARNAGIIAQNPLRFIRSSSASLPAQVMVELSQTFGAPVIEAYGMTEAAHQMASNPLPPRAQKPGSVGIAAGPLLRIAHEVENRLLDGGVGEVVISGPNVTPGYEGNPDANARNFFIADDRRWFRTGDQGSLDGEGYLSLTGRLKEIINRGGEKVSPLEVDGILMDHPAVQQVVTFAMPHPRLGEEVAAAVVLREGMQADEAAIRRFAAERLADFKVPRRVVILAEIPKGATGKLMRIGLAEKLGLTA comes from the coding sequence ATGCAGGACACGCTTGCAGCCCTTCTTGCCGCGCATTCGCCCGATGCCCCCGCCCTCGGCGCGCCGGATCGACCCTGGCTGACCTATGGCGGCCTGCGCAGCCTGACCGAGACCACCGCCGCCGCCCTGCACGCGGCCGGGATCGGGCGTGGCGACCGGGTGGCGATCGTGCTGCCGAACGGGCCGGAGATGGCGGCAGCCTTCGTGACCGTGGCGCAGGCGGCAACGACCGCCCCCCTGAACCCCGCCTACCGCCGGGAAGAGTTCGATTTCTACCTGTCCGACCTGCGCGCCCGGGCCATCCTGCTGCCCGAGGGGATGGAGGGCGCCGCGCTCGACGCCGCGCGGGCGCATGGGCTGGCCGTGCTGCGCGTCGTCACCGACCCCGCCACGCCCGCCGGAACGTTCACCCTGCACGCCGAGGGCGCCGCCGGGGCCGCCCCCGACACCGCCGCACCGGGCTCCGATGACGTCGCGCTGATCCTGCATACCTCGGGCACCACCTCGCGCCCCAAGATCGTGCCGCTGCTGCAATCGAACGTCGCGGCCTCGGCGCGCCACATCATGGCCTCGCTGGCGCTGACCCCCGGCGACCGCTGCCTGAACATGATGCCGCTGTTCCACATCCACGGCCTCGTCGCGGCCGTGTCCTCCAGCCTGGCCGCCGGCGCCTCGATCTGGTGCGCCCCGGGCTTCGACGCGCTGCGCTTCTTCGGCTGGCTCGATGCCGCGAAACCCACCTGGTATTCCGCGGTGCCCACCATGCACCAGACCATCCTGTCCCGCGCCGCGCGCAACGCCGGGATCATCGCGCAGAACCCGCTGCGCTTCATCCGCTCGTCCTCGGCCAGCCTGCCCGCGCAGGTCATGGTCGAACTGTCGCAGACCTTCGGCGCCCCCGTGATCGAGGCCTACGGCATGACCGAGGCCGCGCACCAGATGGCCTCGAACCCGCTGCCGCCCCGGGCACAGAAACCCGGCTCGGTCGGCATCGCCGCCGGGCCGTTGCTGCGCATCGCGCATGAGGTGGAAAACCGCCTGCTCGACGGCGGTGTCGGCGAGGTGGTGATTTCCGGTCCCAATGTCACCCCGGGCTACGAGGGCAACCCCGACGCCAATGCCAGGAACTTCTTCATCGCCGATGACCGCCGCTGGTTCCGCACCGGCGACCAGGGCAGCCTCGACGGCGAAGGCTACCTGTCGCTGACCGGGCGGCTGAAAGAGATCATCAACCGCGGCGGCGAAAAGGTCAGCCCGCTCGAGGTTGACGGCATCCTGATGGATCATCCCGCGGTGCAGCAGGTCGTGACCTTCGCGATGCCGCACCCCAGGCTGGGCGAAGAGGTCGCCGCCGCCGTGGTCCTGCGCGAGGGGATGCAGGCCGACGAGGCCGCGATCCGCCGCTTCGCCGCCGAACGGCTGGCCGATTTCAAGGTGCCGCGCCGCGTGGTCATCCTGGCCGAGATCCCGAAGGGCGCCACGGGCAAGCTGATGCGCATCGGCCTGGCCGAAAAGCTGGGGCTGACCGCATGA
- a CDS encoding NAD(P)-binding protein, giving the protein MSERSVVVVGAGMAGLACAQGLAAAGWRVRVLDKGRGLGGRLATRRTAEGAYDHGGVVLRPEGDALAGWLRQAAAAGAAAEWQGGFTGLPGMSGIVAPLAAGLEVSVQAEATGLMRDGGGWIVAGQGFAHRAGAVVLAIPQPQALRLCGGLAVAGAIGAASMRGCWAAMAAFGTPLPLAADLVEWPDSAVARIVHENAKPGRSGGPARYVVQAGAAWSAAHLERERDEAARMLLAEALAQAGLRPVAPLALHGHRWRFGFTDVALGQSHVWDGGAGIGLCGDWCLGTGAGAALDSGRALAAAMVAARPAGPPGGQ; this is encoded by the coding sequence ATGTCGGAACGGTCGGTCGTGGTGGTGGGGGCGGGCATGGCGGGGCTGGCCTGCGCGCAGGGTCTGGCCGCGGCCGGATGGCGCGTGCGGGTTCTGGACAAGGGCCGGGGTCTGGGCGGGCGGCTGGCCACGCGGCGGACGGCCGAGGGCGCCTATGACCACGGCGGGGTGGTGCTGCGCCCCGAAGGCGACGCCCTTGCGGGCTGGCTGCGGCAGGCGGCGGCGGCGGGGGCGGCCGCGGAATGGCAGGGCGGATTCACGGGCCTGCCGGGAATGAGCGGGATCGTCGCACCGCTTGCCGCCGGGCTGGAGGTTTCGGTGCAGGCCGAGGCGACGGGCCTGATGCGCGACGGCGGCGGCTGGATCGTGGCGGGGCAGGGCTTTGCCCATCGCGCCGGGGCCGTGGTGCTGGCCATCCCGCAGCCGCAGGCGCTGCGGCTGTGCGGGGGGCTGGCGGTGGCGGGGGCGATCGGCGCGGCGTCGATGCGGGGATGCTGGGCGGCGATGGCGGCCTTCGGCACGCCCCTGCCGCTGGCGGCCGATCTGGTCGAGTGGCCCGACAGCGCGGTTGCGCGCATCGTGCATGAGAATGCCAAGCCGGGCCGGTCGGGCGGGCCCGCGCGCTATGTGGTGCAGGCAGGCGCCGCATGGTCGGCGGCCCATCTGGAACGCGAAAGGGACGAGGCCGCGCGGATGCTGCTGGCCGAAGCCCTTGCGCAGGCGGGCCTGCGGCCGGTGGCGCCGCTGGCCCTGCACGGCCATCGCTGGCGGTTCGGGTTCACCGATGTCGCGCTGGGGCAGAGCCATGTCTGGGACGGGGGCGCAGGCATCGGCCTGTGCGGCGACTGGTGCCTGGGCACCGGGGCCGGCGCGGCCCTTGACAGCGGCCGCGCGCTGGCCGCCGCGATGGTTGCCGCCCGACCGGCCGGGCCGCCGGGGGGTCAGTAA
- a CDS encoding Ldh family oxidoreductase: protein MTLAIPAERLADFAATVFGRLGVPEPDARAVAALMVEADALGYDTHGLFRLRQYVNRLRGGGCNPAARPRVLRETAATALVDGDNGLGHLAMRMATDLAIAKARGAGIGWVGVCGGNHAGPAALYVRPQAAAGMIGLCAAVGSANHVAPYGGSDLLLGTNPVAIAAPSGGDDPFVLDMATTVAAVGKIKTLAQRGEAMPEGWMIGRDGRPLTDPNRRDEGFLLPIGGAKGYGLSVAIGLLAGVLNGAAFGSDVVDFTTDRASPTNTGQFVAAIDIAAFTDPAAFQAHAARAFAEFRASPPLPGHDPVRVPGDGREARRARSMADGVPIHPALKRELDAIAAECDLSPV, encoded by the coding sequence ATGACCCTGGCGATCCCGGCAGAACGGCTGGCCGATTTCGCGGCGACGGTGTTCGGGCGCCTCGGCGTGCCGGAACCCGACGCCCGCGCGGTGGCGGCGCTGATGGTCGAGGCCGATGCCCTGGGCTACGACACGCATGGCCTGTTCCGCCTGCGCCAGTATGTGAACCGCCTGAGGGGCGGCGGCTGCAACCCCGCCGCGCGGCCCCGGGTGCTGCGCGAAACCGCGGCCACCGCGCTGGTCGACGGCGACAACGGGCTGGGCCATCTGGCCATGCGCATGGCCACCGACCTGGCCATCGCCAAGGCGCGCGGGGCAGGCATCGGCTGGGTCGGGGTCTGCGGCGGCAACCATGCCGGACCGGCCGCGCTCTATGTCAGGCCGCAGGCGGCGGCGGGCATGATCGGGCTCTGCGCCGCCGTGGGCAGCGCGAACCATGTCGCGCCCTATGGCGGCTCCGACCTGCTCCTGGGCACCAACCCGGTCGCCATCGCGGCGCCCTCGGGCGGCGACGATCCCTTCGTTCTCGACATGGCGACCACGGTCGCCGCCGTGGGCAAGATCAAGACGCTGGCGCAGCGCGGCGAGGCGATGCCCGAAGGCTGGATGATCGGTCGCGACGGCAGGCCGCTGACCGATCCGAACCGCCGCGACGAAGGCTTCCTGCTGCCGATCGGCGGCGCCAAGGGCTATGGCCTCTCGGTGGCCATCGGCCTACTGGCGGGGGTGCTGAACGGGGCGGCCTTCGGCTCGGACGTGGTCGATTTCACCACCGACCGCGCCAGCCCCACCAACACCGGCCAGTTCGTCGCCGCCATCGACATCGCGGCCTTCACCGACCCCGCCGCCTTCCAGGCCCACGCCGCCCGCGCCTTTGCCGAATTCCGTGCCTCGCCGCCGCTGCCGGGCCACGATCCCGTCCGCGTGCCCGGCGACGGGCGCGAGGCGCGCCGCGCCCGCAGCATGGCCGATGGCGTGCCGATCCACCCCGCGCTGAAGCGCGAACTGGACGCCATCGCGGCGGAATGCGATCTGTCGCCCGTCTGA
- a CDS encoding 2-dehydropantoate 2-reductase yields the protein MKICIFGAGAIGGYMGARLAAAGADVSLVARGPHLAAMQARGLTLIEDGADPVTVPVRAAEDARDLGPQDYVIVTLKAHSVPPVVNRILPLLGPDSTLVSGVNGVPWWYFHRHGGTLEGTRLASVDPGDAQWNGFGPDRVLGCVVYPAAEVTEPGTIRHIEGNRFSLGEPSGETSARATALSKALAAAGLRAPVRPRLRDEIWVKLWGNLSFNPISALTHATLDVLCTDPGTRAVARAMMVEAQAIAESLGVKFPIDVDRRIDGGAAVGAHRTSMLQDLTAGRPMEIDALVASVAELGRLTGTPTPAIDTVLALVRLRARVAGLY from the coding sequence ATGAAGATCTGCATCTTCGGCGCGGGCGCCATCGGCGGCTACATGGGCGCAAGGCTGGCGGCGGCGGGCGCCGATGTCAGCCTGGTGGCCCGCGGCCCCCATCTGGCCGCGATGCAGGCGCGCGGCCTGACCCTGATCGAGGACGGCGCCGATCCCGTCACCGTGCCCGTCCGCGCGGCCGAGGACGCCCGCGACCTCGGCCCGCAGGATTATGTCATCGTCACGCTCAAGGCCCATTCGGTGCCCCCGGTGGTCAACCGCATCCTGCCGCTTCTCGGCCCCGACAGCACGCTGGTCAGCGGTGTCAACGGCGTGCCCTGGTGGTATTTCCACCGCCACGGCGGCACCCTGGAAGGCACGCGCCTGGCCAGCGTCGACCCCGGCGATGCGCAATGGAACGGCTTCGGGCCCGACCGCGTGCTGGGCTGCGTGGTCTATCCCGCCGCCGAGGTCACCGAACCCGGCACCATCAGGCATATCGAGGGCAACCGGTTCTCGCTGGGCGAACCCTCGGGCGAAACCAGCGCGCGCGCCACCGCATTGTCAAAGGCGCTGGCGGCGGCGGGCCTCCGGGCGCCGGTGCGGCCGCGCCTGCGCGACGAGATCTGGGTCAAGCTCTGGGGCAACCTGTCGTTCAACCCGATCTCGGCCCTGACCCATGCCACGCTCGACGTGCTCTGCACCGATCCGGGCACCCGCGCCGTGGCCCGCGCGATGATGGTCGAGGCGCAGGCGATCGCCGAGTCGCTGGGGGTGAAATTCCCCATCGACGTCGACCGCCGCATCGACGGCGGCGCGGCGGTGGGCGCGCACCGCACCTCGATGCTGCAGGATCTGACCGCCGGGCGACCGATGGAGATCGACGCACTGGTGGCCTCGGTCGCGGAACTCGGCCGCCTGACCGGCACGCCCACCCCCGCCATCGACACGGTGCTGGCGCTCGTGCGCCTGCGCGCGCGGGTGGCCGGGCTTTACTGA